A single region of the Oncorhynchus keta strain PuntledgeMale-10-30-2019 chromosome 37, Oket_V2, whole genome shotgun sequence genome encodes:
- the LOC118370274 gene encoding programmed cell death protein 10-B isoform X3 has protein sequence MTMEEMRLETETNSMVSMTLYAVMYPVFNELERINLSAAQTLRAAFIKAERENPGLTQDIIMKILEKKNVQINYTESLLRMAADDVEEFLVDRPEQEFQDLNEKSRALKHILSKIPDEINDRVRFLQTIKDIASAIKELLDTVNNVFKKYHYQNRRGDQRVHQCEQTDPPNQPHSADLQDRHIGLPWRGHPIFQQSNIKNGI, from the exons ATGACCATGGAAGAGATGAGGCTTGAAACCGAGACAAACTCCATGGTCTCCATGACGCTTTACGCTGTCATGTATCCAGTTTTTAACGAG CTGGAGAGGATCAACTTGTCAGCTGCCCAGACACTGAGGGCAGCCTTCATCAAG gcagagagggagaacccAGGCCTAACTCAGGACATCATAATGAAAATTCTGGAGAAGAAAAACGTTCAGATAAACTACACAGAGTCTCTGCTGCGCATGGCTGCAGATGACGTGGAAG agttctTAGTGGACAGGCCAGAGCAGGAGTTCCAGGACCTAAATGAGAAATCCAGAGCTCTGAAACACATCCTCAGTAAGATACCTGACGAGATCAACGACAGGGTACGCTTCCTACAGACAATTaa AGACATCGCCAGTGCTATAAAGGAACTCCTGGATACAGTCAATAACGTCTTTAAGAAATACCACTACCAGAACCGTAGG GGCGATCAACGTGTTCATCAGTGCGAACAGACTGATCCACCAAACCAACCTCATTCTGCAGACCTTCAAGACCGTCATATAG gCTTGCCTTGGAGAGGCCATCCAATCTTCCAACAAAGCAACATTAAAAATGGCATATGA
- the LOC118370274 gene encoding programmed cell death protein 10-B isoform X1 produces the protein MTMEEMRLETETNSMVSMTLYAVMYPVFNELERINLSAAQTLRAAFIKAERENPGLTQDIIMKILEKKNVQINYTESLLRMAADDVEEFLVDRPEQEFQDLNEKSRALKHILSKIPDEINDRVRFLQTIKDIASAIKELLDTVNNVFKKYHYQNRRGDQRVHQCEQTDPPNQPHSADLQDRHIGTIGACLGEAIQSSNKATLKMAYDRRAPSTRFKCTIEACFDRTVLIYTLEVCSTRLMLAVKYISF, from the exons ATGACCATGGAAGAGATGAGGCTTGAAACCGAGACAAACTCCATGGTCTCCATGACGCTTTACGCTGTCATGTATCCAGTTTTTAACGAG CTGGAGAGGATCAACTTGTCAGCTGCCCAGACACTGAGGGCAGCCTTCATCAAG gcagagagggagaacccAGGCCTAACTCAGGACATCATAATGAAAATTCTGGAGAAGAAAAACGTTCAGATAAACTACACAGAGTCTCTGCTGCGCATGGCTGCAGATGACGTGGAAG agttctTAGTGGACAGGCCAGAGCAGGAGTTCCAGGACCTAAATGAGAAATCCAGAGCTCTGAAACACATCCTCAGTAAGATACCTGACGAGATCAACGACAGGGTACGCTTCCTACAGACAATTaa AGACATCGCCAGTGCTATAAAGGAACTCCTGGATACAGTCAATAACGTCTTTAAGAAATACCACTACCAGAACCGTAGG GGCGATCAACGTGTTCATCAGTGCGAACAGACTGATCCACCAAACCAACCTCATTCTGCAGACCTTCAAGACCGTCATATAGGTACAATAGGG gCTTGCCTTGGAGAGGCCATCCAATCTTCCAACAAAGCAACATTAAAAATGGCATATGATCGGAGAGCACCTTCTACCAGATTTAAATGTACAATAGAGGCTTGTTTTGACCGGACAGTTTTAATTTATACCCTTGAGGTGTGTTCAACAAGGCTGATGTTAGCAGTGAAATACATCAGCTTTTAa
- the LOC118370274 gene encoding programmed cell death protein 10-B isoform X2 produces MTMEEMRLETETNSMVSMTLYAVMYPVFNELERINLSAAQTLRAAFIKAERENPGLTQDIIMKILEKKNVQINYTESLLRMAADDVEEFLVDRPEQEFQDLNEKSRALKHILSKIPDEINDRVRFLQTIKDIASAIKELLDTVNNVFKKYHYQNRRALEHQKKEFVKYSKSFSDTLKTYFKDGKAINVFISANRLIHQTNLILQTFKTVI; encoded by the exons ATGACCATGGAAGAGATGAGGCTTGAAACCGAGACAAACTCCATGGTCTCCATGACGCTTTACGCTGTCATGTATCCAGTTTTTAACGAG CTGGAGAGGATCAACTTGTCAGCTGCCCAGACACTGAGGGCAGCCTTCATCAAG gcagagagggagaacccAGGCCTAACTCAGGACATCATAATGAAAATTCTGGAGAAGAAAAACGTTCAGATAAACTACACAGAGTCTCTGCTGCGCATGGCTGCAGATGACGTGGAAG agttctTAGTGGACAGGCCAGAGCAGGAGTTCCAGGACCTAAATGAGAAATCCAGAGCTCTGAAACACATCCTCAGTAAGATACCTGACGAGATCAACGACAGGGTACGCTTCCTACAGACAATTaa AGACATCGCCAGTGCTATAAAGGAACTCCTGGATACAGTCAATAACGTCTTTAAGAAATACCACTACCAGAACCGTAGG GCTCTTGAGCACCAGAAGAAGGAGTTTGTCAAATACTCCAAAAGCTTCAGCGACACCCTCAAAACATACTTCAAAGATGGAAA GGCGATCAACGTGTTCATCAGTGCGAACAGACTGATCCACCAAACCAACCTCATTCTGCAGACCTTCAAGACCGTCATATAG